From the genome of Vicia villosa cultivar HV-30 ecotype Madison, WI unplaced genomic scaffold, Vvil1.0 ctg.004014F_1_1, whole genome shotgun sequence, one region includes:
- the LOC131641752 gene encoding fructokinase-1-like gives MPLLPLPSTTKTLNSPSPFYHHHHLHHVSSFQSKSKPKFQFHPILSLNLPCKGLTLAVSSSSPPETKLRSVGSKNIDVATMGNLCLDIVLNVPQLPPPSLHERKAFMERLASSPPPKKNWEAGGNCNMAIAAARLGLDCVSIGHVGDEIYGNFLSDVLRDEGIDMVEISTGDDTVSTSGDSYETLVCWVLVDPLQKHDFCSRADFCKEPAFNWLSKISREAKLAIENSKVLFCNGYGFDDLSPGLLLSVVDCAVEVGTSIFFDPGPRGKSLSSGTLEEQRALNQFLRMSDVLLLTADEAESLTGIGDPILAGQELLKRGIRTKWVIVKMGLKGSILITTSSIVCAPAYKVNIVDSVGCGDSFVAAIAYGFIHNLPMVNTLAIANAVGAATAMGCGAGRNVASLEKVVNILRSPNLNEDDEFWTEILEKKVLDQEVTCLSSIIKGNRNHLNFVSFDQVASELLPKLEIPQTVENVPT, from the exons ATGCCTCTTCTTCCACTCCCCTCCACCACCAAAACCCTAAATTCCCCATCCCCTTTCTACCATCACCATCATCTTCACCATGTCTCTTCCTTTCAATCCAAATCCAAACCCAAATTCCAATTCCATCCAATCCTCTCTCTCAATCTCCCCTGCAAAGGTCTCACTCTCGCCGTCTCGTCTTCATCGCCGCCGGAGACCAAGCTGAGAAGCGTGGGATCCAAAAACATTGATGTTGCCACTATGGGTAATCTCTGTCTTGATATTGTTCTCAATGTCCCGCAATTGCCTCCTCCGTCTCTCCACGAACGTAAAGCTTTTATGGAACGTTTGGCTTCCTCTCCACCTCCCAAG AAAAATTGGGAAGCTGGTGGGAACTGCAATATGGCTATAGCAGCTGCGAGGCTGGGACTTGACTGTGTATCAATTGGTCATGTGGGTGATGAAATATATGGGAACTTTTTATCCGATGTGCTTCGTGATGAGGGCATTGATATGGTTGAGATAAGTACTGGTGATGATACTGTGAGTACCTCTGGTGACTcttatgaaacacttgtatgttGGGTTCTTGTTGATCCTTTGCAAAAACATGATTTTTGTAG TCGAGCTGATTTTTGCAAGGAACCTGCATTTAATTGGCTGAGCAAAATTTCTAGAGAAGCAAAATTAGCTATTGAAAATTCGAAGGTTTTGTTTTGTAATGGATATGGTTTTGATGACCTATCTCCTGGTTTACTGCTCTCGGTAGTGGACTGTGCTGTTGAAGTTGGCACATCAATCTTTTTTGATCCGGGGCCACGCGGGAAGAGTCTTTCCTCTGGGACACTAGAAGAACAAAGAGCTCTTAACCAGTTTTTGAGAATGAGTGATGTTCTTCTCTTAACGGCTGACGAG GCTGAGTCGTTAACTGGCATAGGAGATCCCATATTAGCTGGGCAAGAGCTGCTTAAAAGAGGGATCCGCACAAAGTGGGTGATCGTAAAAATGGGTCTTAAGGGTTcaattttaataactacatccaGTATAGTGTGTGCACCAGCATACAAg GTGAACATTGTTGACTCTGTTGGGTGTGGAGACAGTTTTGTAGCTGCTATTGCATATGGTTTCATACATAATTTGCCGATGGTTAATACATTAGCAATTGCAAATGCAGTAGGTGCTGCAACAGCCATGGGCTGTGGTGCTGGTAGGAATGTAGCATCACTGGAAAAAGTAGTTAATATATTAAGATCACCTAACCTCAATGAAGATGATGAGTTTTGGACTGAAATTCTCGAAAAGAAAGTGTTAGATCAGGAAGTAACATGTCTGTCAAGTATTATCAAAGGAAACAGAAATCATCTCAACTTTGTTTCATTTGACCAGGTTGCCTCTGAGCTCTTGCCGAAGCTTGAGATTCCACAAACAGTGGAGAATGTTCCAACTTGA